A single Methylomonas sp. AM2-LC DNA region contains:
- a CDS encoding AraC family transcriptional regulator translates to MTELVVQLNAYEIKMNRVCDYIRNHLDEDLSVEQLSQIALFSKYHFHRQFSEYMGINVFRFIKLTRLKRASYQLAFNTELRIIDIAYDAKFENPESFSRAFKKTFGQTPSQFRKMPQWIPWHEKYKLPIPKGKTNMQVNIVEFKETKIAVLEHRGAVETLNDSVAVFIEWRKTSQLSPVTSSDTFGLAYDDPKTTPPEKFRFDLCGSVAADVPENPQGVITKTIPGGRCAVIRHFGVHELMGDKIHYLYGTWLPKSGEELRDFPCYFYYLNLFPEVAESELITDIYLPLK, encoded by the coding sequence ATGACAGAGCTAGTCGTACAACTAAATGCCTATGAAATTAAGATGAATCGAGTATGTGACTATATTCGCAATCACCTTGATGAAGATTTATCTGTTGAACAACTAAGCCAGATTGCGTTGTTTTCTAAATATCATTTTCACAGGCAGTTTTCTGAATATATGGGCATTAATGTCTTCAGATTTATCAAACTAACACGCCTAAAGCGCGCCTCATACCAATTGGCATTCAATACTGAGTTGCGCATAATTGATATTGCTTATGATGCAAAATTCGAGAATCCAGAATCCTTTTCGCGCGCTTTTAAAAAAACCTTTGGACAAACACCTTCTCAATTTAGAAAAATGCCACAGTGGATACCTTGGCATGAAAAATATAAGCTACCAATTCCAAAAGGAAAAACGAATATGCAAGTCAATATAGTGGAATTTAAAGAAACCAAAATCGCTGTTTTAGAACATCGTGGTGCCGTGGAAACATTGAATGATTCCGTTGCTGTTTTTATCGAATGGCGTAAAACCAGTCAATTATCCCCGGTTACAAGCAGTGATACGTTTGGTCTTGCCTATGATGACCCTAAAACCACGCCCCCTGAAAAATTTAGATTTGACTTATGTGGTTCCGTAGCTGCCGATGTGCCAGAAAATCCGCAAGGTGTTATCACTAAAACTATACCGGGTGGGCGTTGTGCTGTGATTCGTCATTTCGGCGTGCATGAATTGATGGGTGACAAAATACATTATTTGTACGGAACCTGGTTGCCAAAAAGCGGTGAAGAATTGCGAGATTTCCCCTGCTATTTTTACTACCTTAACCTATTTCCAGAAGTAGCAGAAAGTGAGTTGATTACCGATATTTATTTGCCTTTAAAATAA
- a CDS encoding LysR family transcriptional regulator, producing the protein MMDRLHLMSVFVAVAEEESFAAGARRLGMSPPAVTRAISALEEHLKVKLLNRTTRYVRMTEAGQRYFDDARRIISEIDEADDAAAGVNAEARGHLAVTAPVLFGKMFVLPAIVDYLRRYPAMEVSALFLDRPVNLLEEGLDVGIRIGELADSSMKAIRVGSVRRVLCAAPDYLEKYGTPTSLSDLKDHTLIAVTVSPTHEWKFGVDSALSPVRIKPRLIVNNNDAAIEAVLQGFGISRLLSYQIADNLAAKQLEIILSQFEPAPMPIHVLHREGRYASVKARAFIDLVASRLREDNNLR; encoded by the coding sequence ATGATGGACAGACTACATTTGATGAGCGTTTTCGTTGCGGTAGCGGAAGAGGAAAGCTTTGCAGCAGGCGCTCGGCGTCTGGGTATGTCGCCGCCAGCCGTGACTAGGGCAATTTCAGCATTAGAAGAACATTTAAAAGTTAAACTGCTCAACAGAACCACGCGTTACGTGCGTATGACTGAGGCAGGACAACGCTATTTTGATGATGCTCGGCGTATTATTAGCGAAATAGATGAAGCCGACGACGCCGCTGCAGGCGTCAACGCCGAAGCGCGGGGTCATTTAGCGGTCACTGCACCCGTATTATTCGGAAAAATGTTCGTTTTACCGGCCATTGTCGACTATTTACGGCGCTATCCGGCGATGGAAGTGTCCGCTCTTTTTTTGGATAGGCCCGTTAATCTGCTGGAAGAAGGATTGGATGTGGGCATTAGGATAGGCGAACTTGCCGATTCCAGCATGAAGGCTATACGGGTAGGCTCTGTACGGCGTGTGCTGTGCGCCGCGCCTGACTATCTGGAAAAATACGGTACACCAACCAGTTTGTCAGACCTTAAAGATCACACCCTTATTGCTGTAACAGTAAGCCCAACCCACGAATGGAAATTTGGTGTGGACTCTGCATTGTCTCCTGTACGTATAAAACCAAGATTGATAGTCAACAACAATGATGCCGCTATTGAAGCCGTCCTGCAAGGCTTTGGTATTAGCCGATTACTTTCCTATCAAATCGCAGATAATCTGGCTGCCAAGCAATTAGAAATTATCTTAAGTCAATTCGAGCCTGCGCCTATGCCTATTCATGTCCTGCATCGTGAAGGGCGTTATGCCTCTGTAAAAGCCAGAGCTTTTATCGACCTGGTTGCCTCCCGATTACGGGAAGATAATAATCTGCGTTGA
- a CDS encoding carboxymuconolactone decarboxylase family protein encodes MNRIAIPSADQTPAASKPLLEAVQKQLGVIPNLMKLVGNSPAALHGYLSLSGALAKGSIDIKTGERIALAIAEINACSYCLSAHTYLGKNVAKLDDIELAANRKGTSTDPKAAAAVHFASKVAIERGHVSNTDVQAVKAAGFNDAEIVEIVLHVALNTLTNYVNEVAQTEIDFPEVKPGLPRVV; translated from the coding sequence ATGAATAGAATCGCCATCCCATCCGCAGATCAAACACCAGCAGCATCAAAACCCTTATTGGAAGCTGTACAAAAACAATTGGGTGTCATTCCCAACTTAATGAAATTAGTGGGTAATAGTCCAGCGGCATTACATGGATATTTAAGCCTGAGTGGAGCCTTAGCTAAAGGCAGTATTGATATAAAAACAGGTGAGCGTATCGCTCTAGCAATTGCCGAAATCAACGCCTGCAGTTACTGTTTATCTGCACATACTTATTTGGGTAAAAATGTAGCAAAACTGGATGATATAGAACTCGCTGCTAATCGCAAAGGCACTTCCACCGATCCTAAAGCAGCTGCGGCTGTTCACTTTGCCAGCAAAGTAGCCATTGAACGAGGCCATGTTTCCAATACGGATGTACAGGCGGTTAAAGCAGCAGGCTTCAACGATGCGGAAATTGTAGAAATAGTGTTGCATGTGGCGCTGAATACTTTGACCAATTATGTTAACGAGGTGGCTCAAACAGAAATCGACTTTCCAGAAGTAAAACCTGGTTTGCCTAGAGTTGTTTAA